One window from the genome of Pantoea cypripedii encodes:
- the trmA gene encoding tRNA (uridine(54)-C5)-methyltransferase TrmA, with amino-acid sequence MTPEQLPIEQYDAQLAEKVSRLQAMMTPFAAPEVEVFRSPVSHYRMRAEFRIWHDGDDLYHIIFDQQTKQRIRVDQFPAASELINQLMPKMIDAIRDNRVLRHKLFQIDYLSTLSNQIVISLLYHRKLEEEWQQAATALRDALRAEGLDVQLIGRATKTKICLDRDYIDERLPVAGKELIYRQVENSFTQPNAAMNIQMLEWALDVTQNARGDLLELYCGNGNFSLALARNFRRVLATEIAKPSVAAAQYNIAANQIDNVQIIRMAAEEFTQAMNGVRSFNRLEGIDLQSYQCETIFVDPPRSGLDAETVRMVQAYPRILYISCNPQTLCDNLATLAETHDVARLALFDQFPYTHHMECGVLLTRKA; translated from the coding sequence ATGACACCCGAACAACTCCCGATTGAACAATACGACGCGCAACTGGCGGAAAAAGTCAGCCGTTTGCAGGCGATGATGACACCATTTGCTGCGCCTGAGGTGGAGGTGTTTCGTTCACCGGTCAGTCACTACCGCATGCGCGCCGAATTCCGCATCTGGCACGATGGTGACGATCTGTACCACATCATCTTTGATCAGCAGACCAAACAACGCATTCGGGTTGATCAATTTCCTGCCGCCAGTGAATTGATCAACCAGCTGATGCCAAAAATGATCGATGCGATCCGTGATAACCGCGTCCTGCGCCATAAATTGTTCCAGATCGATTATCTGTCGACGCTGAGCAACCAAATCGTCATTTCTCTGCTTTATCACCGTAAACTGGAGGAGGAGTGGCAGCAGGCGGCGACGGCGTTACGCGATGCCCTGCGCGCTGAAGGTCTTGATGTCCAGCTGATTGGACGTGCCACCAAAACCAAAATCTGTCTCGATCGTGATTATATTGATGAGCGCCTGCCGGTAGCGGGCAAAGAGTTAATTTATCGTCAGGTAGAGAACAGTTTCACCCAGCCCAATGCGGCGATGAATATTCAGATGCTGGAGTGGGCGCTGGATGTGACACAAAACGCGCGCGGCGATCTGCTGGAGCTGTATTGCGGTAATGGTAACTTTTCGCTGGCGCTGGCGCGGAATTTCCGTCGCGTGTTAGCAACGGAAATCGCTAAACCTTCGGTGGCGGCGGCGCAATACAATATTGCCGCCAATCAGATTGATAATGTGCAGATCATCCGCATGGCGGCAGAAGAGTTCACCCAGGCCATGAACGGCGTGCGCAGTTTTAACCGCCTGGAAGGTATCGACCTGCAAAGTTATCAGTGTGAAACCATTTTCGTTGATCCGCCGCGTAGCGGGCTGGACGCCGAAACCGTCCGGATGGTGCAGGCTTACCCGCGCATCCTTTATATCTCCTGCAATCCGCAGACGCTGTGCGACAATCTCGCCACGCTGGCGGAAACCCATGACGTTGCACGCCTCGCGCTGTTTGATCAATTCCCCTACACCCATCATATGGAGTGTGGCGTGTTACTGACGCGC